attcatgaaaaaaaaattattaataagctttaaaatttaaataatataacaattatgatttattacattataacaaagttttttaatatcaaaaaaaaagtaaactttattcaataaatatcattatataaaaaattggtaaaatttaaataaaatataatttaatagttattttaatgtgtgtactttttttttgtatattttaataatgaaaatttaataaatataaaatagttaataaataattgaagATAGTTTTTATagagataaaaaataattaaaaatcaaaagaatatttgaaacatttaattatactttttatttattacaaatttgatgttgatttttttcttaatttgattcttaaaaatttattaaatagtaaaatttttcttatattataaaatgtaatattaattttgaagtgttaaatatttatagaatataatgacttttaaaaaaaaagataagatataatattaagataaaatattagaatgaaaaagaaaattatacaatCTTTAAGATGTATATTTGGATAATCTATTCTTTtgttttctttaaatttttttgttttgttaaatgatatcataataatatttataataattaaactaCCGTTATTTCCTCAATTATTATGAATGACGATAGTAAGGATAACAGATTCAGGAATATTTTTAgcaaaataaaaagaaattcttttattaatgtatCTTATTACAAAAGTCTatgtaaacattttttacaaacattgttatgtaaaaaaatatttaacaaatgtcagatgaataaaaatagaaaaaagtttttattaatacgtttttttataaaatagttaaaaatagtCAAATCAGATAACATGCAAATTGACGtgatgtatatttttatattatgaaaatataaacttaatggaagtaataaattttttgtttgcaattaattcttttaaaatgttttttaaaatatttttatagtaaaataatttatcaaattaacatttaaacttatagaattattcattttcttttcatATTAAGTTAAAAAGTCATAAGATAAATTGATGTTTGTTccttaaagttttattttgatgtaatgttaaaagtttaacaataaaaaattaaacttatttcttaatatattCACAAAagttgataaatttttagtttaaatttatttaatgtaaaaactACTCAAAGAAAAAGGTTCATtgaacattaatattttaaaatattagaaaaatgaaatatgATCTTAAAAGATCacagaaaataattatcatcaTTACTTTATTTGACATTAAAAACAGGATAACATttcctttatttttatgacaTTTTTTCCTACTTAAAGGTcacaaatgtttttttttttaattttatatgtacattataaaaatctaTGTTTGCATAGGAAggaaatatttgaaattctggtaaaatttttttttattgtttataacaagtaaataatttgtaacatattatataagaaaataaaaagtttaataaaaaagtataattaaaatatttttaaattttaaagcaaaaaaataactttttatatcaagttttttttttaaaagatcatATTACAAAgctttatttttgttaaatgataattaagAAATGATAATAAGCATTTAgaaacataaaatttaatatatagatacagaaaataataaaacaatttataatataattactattaatcaaataaaagcattcttaaaaagattaaaatatattcactttataattcattttaaaagattattctatactttaaaacaaaaaaatattaaatctgtcaaaacaattattttttttcttattattttatattctataaaataagtaattttgttttaaaaagtacaaatgttaatttaactttaataaaaattaaatttaataaccGTAAAAAGCAATTTTAAAgcaattatttattactagcttactttttttatgtctgacttgaaaaaaaaattaataagaaaCTTAAAATCAGTAAAGTTAAAGTACTACATTTTTTTGCTTATAAGTAATAAGTAAACATATTCTATcagtaatatttataataatagttattagtaaaaaaatttaaatttccaCATAGCATTTCAAAAAgtaatgtttaatttttttattatataatttttcattctattttttatttcaatgaATTTAGAAGATGAACAAagaatacatttaaaaatctaaatatttcttttaaattataagttATGCCTGTACAACCAAATATTAGTATTCTattcataaatttatatgaaaGTTTTGCttcttaattataattttctttttgtaaagtaaaatttttttaaatataaaactaaaaaagtataatattttataatcatgTTAAAGTTCCATAAATTTAACACATATGTTAACTAAATTAAAACCATTAAATTTCTTgcaaattaatttatttaaaaaaattattttttttgacaaattaaataaatttagattaaaaaatgaaattagaaataatgtttctttataattttttatttttttttttgatgttgttatttttaataatggattttttttcaaatattctttaaagtaaataatataattatcaattGGAAAGAATGAgtttcaaattaaaaatattttaatgtttgtaataattctcaaattttatgttttttaatacatctaaacattttacaattttcaaaaaatgattGATAATTTCTgaatattgttattaatcTTATATAGTCAAACCAATAATTGCTTTCTGGTTTCAGTGTCTAACTGTTCAATaccgttttttttttttaaatatttgtaattattgaaaaatattttctatcatTCTGTAAAATATATGTGTTGTGACAGATGATATATCTTTTTCATGaccaataaaatttatttttgttttataacattaaaatatttaatataatcgTATATTAATTtcagtaaaaattatttatttaaaattctcTTATTTTTGGATACAAAATTCATAGAAAATATGTATGTATAAATTCAGATAcatgattttaatttataaaactaaTAACAATATCACTAGTTTTGTGtgtttaaacatttttatcacAAAATAGCACAAATGATGAATCTATAATGTACAATTTTTCAAAGATAACTACAATTAcaatgttgttttttttagaatttttatatttaattaaagaaaattctAAGAAGtttatattgatatataGTTTTAATCATATCTATCATCAAGACATGTAAACTGGTTATTGGAAAAACATAATTTGGTTATTATTGTatcttttaaacattttattttactaattccacaattaaatattagtaGTAAAAGTTGAATCTACTATTTACCTATTGGAAATTGAGCAATTAAaatccaaaaaaaaatttagtgacattagttttttatttccaaaaaaaattgtgcaaattaaattataactaattttttttatccaattaattaagataatctttttatataactttgttttaaaaaaatttattaaaatgacaaagtgaaatttgaaaaaataaacattttaatgttaaaagtaattttaaatgttgaaaaataatttttataccaTTTTATTAGTACAACATAATATTcatattctttaatatttaaagatatgCTAATcttatgtaaatatattttttataattatattaaataaacgTCATAAAAATTGTCCACTTAAAtaacatattattatcatatgttatatttttattaaataattataatttatttcattgaattaaaattattaaattgataactttttaaaatgctTTAAGGTATGTCTTAAAAAATGTCATCAAGTATATTACGAtgcaattttatttaacataaaattatatattttaattgagaattacataaaatgtaatttaaaaaattaataattttattgaattgctttatcattttattatatacttattttaaaaaaaaaataattacatttatatttaaaaaatattgttaaataattaattatatattcttattaaaattaataagtaTGCCTAATTATTATTGCAAATAGATTACAcctgaaatatattttacaaaattcaaacataaaaaaaaatttttattaatatatttaggtaatttaattaattaataatgttattagaagaaaaaatgcatatttaaaaaaaaattaaaatatttattaattgatatataaaaaaagtttattctTTTCATTGTTTACATTAAacacaattataaaaaaaaatatttttggttttaattttaagttaatatttaattttaaaaataattaagtaGGAAAATTGTATTACAttctaattattttaaaaattttagatatattaataacttataacaaattaatttattttgttcaTGTGATAACATGATTTGtcatatacttttttttagtatgaatatattattataaatacttaaaatttattaacacttttttaagattattatatttcatctataaatatttcgTTCATTCAaattatgtaataaatatattttttttatgaattaaaaatgtagctaattaaaaatttaactaattttaaGTATAGTTTTTTGCAATAAaagtacatttttatttcattttcatgttgaaatttctaaaaatatctttaatgcaaatgattatttaaatgttaaaaaaaaacattttaatacaattaatttttacaatcataattaaaatatataatactgatagtaacatttttttcctcaagtaattttaaggtaataaattaatatttatgcaatataacttaaaatcaaaagattcttaaaaatttcaatttttttattagcacaataaaaatttattgaagaaaagcatattattatattttaacaacatatttttatttagattttattattaatttcatacagtaaaattttgatatttaaaagtattattagattcaatatatacaattaatataataaaaaattttacatttttatactaaatattatatataactgattcaaaaaagtaaaaaatttttttattaaaacaattattttagattttaatattttataaatgaataataaattagttTATTCAATCATTgatatacatattattttaataacattattaatgCAATGTATAATCATAATGgcaattatttcattaaaaaaacaatctCAATGGCATATAAATTTTCgttttaatatacttttatcaataattatCATTGACATTAATACATTCTTAGAAGTAataatatgtattttaaatatatgttttgGAAATAATTTAAGAGAATCATCATATTATCcatggaaaaaaatatttataatttgtcGTGAATGGCaattaaatatgaataattattatagatACACTCAATGGacaataataattgaaagattaatttcaacaatatatatagaaaattatgaaaaaaaaacatttagaTTATAtcctttttataatatctgTTTTATATCAATTGCTACATATATTACTGTTATGAtaccaaaattttttaatttttttgatgatAGACATAtcatgtatatttttattgatataccAATAtgtataacattttatattttatatattaaaaataaaaatttaaaatttaatataaaaaatattgaaaaatcattatctaataaatatcaagttaatgaaaatatttttattatgtgGTTATTTTTTCCAATCATAACATTACATATCATTCAACAATTTTTACTTCATTTATTTGCTATTCTTATAAGATTTATGAATATCACAACtgatgaatattttttaattgtttatgCAATAAGAATTCACATTTTTCTTGTTACTCTTATAACAATAACATTTgtcaaaaaattaagaaaatattttgatggtaaaaatatctttttacaaaataaaaaaagattaggaattgttaattttaaaaattcaacaaaatttttaaaaaatactttaactAATAATCAAATTAATGCTAATCAAACTAAAAtgtattttgaaattttttataacaaatggaataaatattaagttcaagataattaaattgctatttaaataatattaaaatttttattaacattataaatttttttaaaacttttgtaataaaatttaacacaaattatatgtattttaaattttatatattcattttttttattaaaaaaaagtagaaattttattaagttccagtaaaaatttaataaaatatacatcaaaaaaagatataattttaattatatacgttactatttatagtaaatttaaatattcaagtTTAAAACATAGATAGGCgtttattaacattaatttgtttctagtaaacttttcaaataagatatttttaaaattttaaaatttaattattaaatagataactatctatttatatttttactttaaaaatgaatattggAGATActtttgtattatattttgattttttttctattgtaACATTTGCTCttacaattatattatcattatttgcTTATAAAgtactttattataaaaaacaatgGCATATTCATTTCCGATCAATTATAAGTATTGGCTTTTTTTCACTAATTGTATCTTCATTACTTACTGTTATAATAAGTatgattaatatttgttttcgAATTAATGTTTATGAAAATGCTCCAACTGaatggaatattttttatgaaaaactACATTATGTtcaaagttattttaatcatttttatcgTTATATTCAATGGAGTATATGTATTGAAAGATTAATAGCAacaatcaaaataaaaatatatgaaaaaatggtaataaaattcttttggctatatattttttttattgtcaGTATAATAAGTTATATTACACTTGAATTATTAAACTGGGCAAATGTTCATACAAATTTTCATGtgatttttatgttttttgatattcctatatatataatttgtaGTATATTATggtatacaaataaaaaaatgtcaaaaaatcaaaaatttattattaaatcttTATCACAAAAATATCAAGTTCGtgaaaatctttttattctTTGGTTATATACTCCAGTTTTAGCTATTTATATGTTTCAACAAGTAACATTTCATGCTTTtgctttaaatataaaaaatgataaaaatatatacaaattttatgttataaGTTATACTGTAAGaagttttatattgttatcaCAA
This Strongyloides ratti genome assembly S_ratti_ED321, chromosome : 2 DNA region includes the following protein-coding sequences:
- a CDS encoding 7TM GPCR, serpentine receptor class e (Sre) family-containing protein gives rise to the protein MNNKLVYSIIDIHIILITLLMQCIIIMAIISLKKQSQWHINFRFNILLSIIIIDINTFLEVIICILNICFGNNLRESSYYPWKKIFIICREWQLNMNNYYRYTQWTIIIERLISTIYIENYEKKTFRLYPFYNICFISIATYITVMIPKFFNFFDDRHIMYIFIDIPICITFYILYIKNKNLKFNIKNIEKSLSNKYQVNENIFIMWLFFPIITLHIIQQFLLHLFAILIRFMNITTDEYFLIVYAIRIHIFLVTLITITFVKKLRKYFDGKNIFLQNKKRLGIVNFKNSTKFLKNTLTNNQINANQTKMYFEIFYNKWNKY
- a CDS encoding 7TM GPCR, serpentine receptor class e (Sre) family-containing protein, with protein sequence MSKNQKFIIKSLSQKYQVRENLFILWLYTPVLAIYMFQQVTFHAFALNIKNDKNIYKFYVISYTVRSFILLSQILVVIFAKKLHKKYKKMIRISNIIGIDNKTSDIQSISIKVSETYFTMLSNAWK